TGCTTTTGAAGAACACGGACTGGATACGGAAATTTGGCTGGGTACTATTAACGCCCCCGATCCGTGGGAGGAATTAATGAAGAAAACTTCAACTGGCTTCGATGAGTATGCCCATACCGTATTGAGTGACCCCGAGGCCTATAAATATATTAAAGGTGTAGGCTATCAGTGGGCAGGTAAAAATGCCATTCAGCGTACCGTAGCCAGCTATCCTGAGCTTCGTTATATGCAGACCGAAAATGAATGCGGAAACGGAGAAAACTCATGGGACTACGCCAAATATGTATATAATCTGTACCAACACTACTTCACCAATGGCGTGAATGCTTATATTTACTGGAATATGGTTTTGGAACCGCGAGGCAAGAGCACATGGGGCTGGGAGCAAAATTCGATGATCACCGTTGATCCAGCAGATCGAAAACCTATGCTGAACCCGGAATATTACGTTATGAAGCACTTTTCTCATTTTGTATTGCCAGGGGCCAGACGCATTGGAATTCAAGGTTCATGGGCTGGAAATGCGGTTGCTTTTCAAAATACAGACGGACAAAGGGCTTTGGTCATCGCCAACCCGTTCAAGGAATCTCGCGTGCTGAATCTGTCTGTCGGAGAAATAACACACCGTTTGGGGCTGGAGCCGGAGTCCTTTAACACCATCGTTATTCCTTCTTAAACGTCGTAGATTTCTGGAAGCTTCCAGCCTGGCACACATCATCAGATTGTGATTTCAGTCTATTCGTATCCCATCGTATGCATAGTTTCCAAAATGGATGTATCTCCTTTTGCGTACTGTAGTTATACATAGTATACTTGGAATAACTACGGACAGGAGGTCGATGAACATCACAACTGTAAAAGACCGGATTGATTTGAAGCTGATTAATTGTGATAAGGAATTGACTCTCGCGGTCATCGGTGGCAAATGGAAGCTGATTATTTTGTGGCATCTTGGTATGGAAGGCACCAAGCGGTTCGGTGAATTGAAGAAGCTGATCCCCCACATTACGCAAAAAATGCTGACCAACCAATTGCGCGAGCTGGAAGAAGATCAACTCATTCTGCGTAAAGTCTATCCTGTCGTCCCTCCACATGTGGAATATTCACTAACGGAGCATGGCGAAAGCCTGATTCCGGTACTGCGAGCGATGTACGATTGGGGATCTAACTATCGCGAGAACGTGATCTGGAAAGAGGAAAAAGAAGAAGCAATTCAGGATGTAACACCCGTGTGATTCAGCTAAACAAGCATTTTGCATAATGCAGATATATATTTCTCGTAAAGACGACCCTGGGGTGACCTGGGGTTGTTTTATGTAATATACAGACCATCGTCAAGATAATGAAAGAGACGGATACAAGTATCCGTTTCCATTGCCATTAAAATCCATTTTCCGCTACATATTCTTGTTTTACGCTTATATTCATGATTTACATTACATCCGCTGTGACGTATGATTCTTCCATCCCTATTACAATGATCCCGAGAAGGAGGCCTTTCCAGTATGAGCCTGACGCTTGCCCAGCCCTCAACGCTGCAAACGACGCAATTATGCATTGGTTCCATAGCAATTATCCAATACGACCATCGTCAATTTCCTGATTCTGAACAGTATCAACACCATTGCTGCGGCTTGCTTACTATATCGTGTAACGGCGCTCAAGGCCTGGCGGAATATAAGCTGCCTGAAATTAAAGGCACCTTTGATCTCGTCCGCTGGGCTTCCGTATTTACTTTGCTCAAAGGTCTCTCCTTGACCGAGGCTGAACAATATATTAAGCACCACGCTGATCACTGGGGACCTGTTAAAACAGAGCTGGCACTATCTGCCCTATCCGATCTGACTGCCCATGCGAATTCGTACATTCTCTCCCCAACAGCGACCATCCTCCCCCCTCGGATTAGTCGTTCATATCTTATCGAGCATGGACTGGTCTACTATTCATTCTAGATATCGTCCACCACTCCCATTAAGCAATCCACTCTCCAGTTTACGTAAAAAAGCCTGAGACTGCTTACCACAGGCTCAGGCTGCACAACTTCTATTAACCATGTTGGATTATGCTTGCAGCTTCCCTGCGCGAATGTCGTCTGTCATTCCAGCGTAAGGCGCTTGGGAGATTAATTGTTCGTTGTTCACACCTGCATTTTCGATGAACGTAATATCCGCAAATTCAGGAACCACATACTTCGGATAGGTTTCATACTTTTCACGCGATTCTTCCATCAGCGGAATAAAATCGTTTTGGTAGCGTACCGTGATTTCTGGATGCTCATGAACCCATTTAGGGAAGAAAATAATGCCATGCATCCGTTTTTCCTCAGGCATAAAGTTCAGGGAAACGTCTGTCCCTGTCGGTTCGGTCCACGATACTTTATACACATTCTCTACCAGCTTCACCAGATTGACCTTCTGATCACGTACCCAGCGTCCGCCTACCATACCACTATGAATGCGATAATCAATCGTATCCTCATTTTTAATATGTATTTCGTACTCCCAACCATTCTCATAGGTGTAAATCATGTGACTGCCGATAAACTTGTCCATCTTGCATCCTTCTTTCCTTATTATGAGTTTATGAATTGAACAAGACACCAAAATAATAAACAATCATTCAAACATGTAAATATAAACATGTTTTAAGATACATATAAATTGTAGCGCTGTGATATACTATTGTCAAATACCCCATTGCGAGGAGAGCTACGTTGAAACGCACATTAAAATATGCCATTTTGGGTCTGGTTCACAAAGAGGAAATGAGCGGCTACGATATTACGAGCCAATTCAAGCAGGAAATTGGACAATTTTGGAGTGCTAAGCACAGTCAGATTTATCCCGAGCTCAAAAGACTGACCGAAGAGGGACTCATTGAATATCGCACCTCCATTACAGGAGCCAAGCTGGAAAAGAAGCTGTACTGTATTACCCCCAAAGGGACCCAAGAGCTGACCGAATGGCTGCTAAGCGCCAAAGAGTTACCGGAAACAGAAAAGGATGAGTTTATGCTCATGCTGTATTTCTCAGCAGCCATCCCCAAGGAAGAAAGTAAGCGCTTGTTCGAGGATCAGATTGCCAAACGTGAAGAAAAGCTGGAATACCTGTACGAAAGTAAAAATTCTCTCCAGCGGCTGGACGAGAACTTTCAAGTACCCGGCTCTAGTCAATTCGGTCATTATTTGGTGCTGAGCCGTGCCATTAATCGGGAAGAAAGCTATATTACGTGGCTGAAAGAAACACTGTCTCTGTTTAAATAGACTAAAAAACCTTCAATTCCACTTAGGTTCGTGGTATTGAAGGTTTTTCTATAACAGATACAAACGAAATTCCTTTTAGTCTGCCGTCGTAATCGAAGAGCCGTAATCTTCAATATGAATATCTGTGCTGAACCGTACAGGAATGGTGCTAAAAGTGGTATCCCAATCCTTTTTGACCTTATGCCAAACTTTAGGATGTTGAATCCTCAAGGCTTCTCCGAAACCTCCGACATCAACCTTCAGCTTTTGCATCTTAGCTACGGTTTGTTCAGCTAATGAATTCACTTTCTCCTGAAAGAGACTCTCTTCCTGTCCAAGCACATTGTTGTTGCGCAAATCTTCATTCTTTATATGCACCTCCGAAACACGTCCCTCTGAGGTCATTTTTACCTGAAAGAAAATGTCGTCCCCCTGGACGATGGCCTTGATCTTGCTTTTACCCGCTTTGATCTCATATGCTATGTTTTTACCGCTTTTCGGATCGCGGCTTTTCAGCACGCCTCCCTTCAGCTCGCCTTTGATCCACATAAGACCCTCAACCTCTGACTCATTCAGATAACCACCGTATGTTTGCGTCTTTCCCTTGATGATTCCCGCACCTGCGAGCTTGATTTCATTCTCCGCCGTAATGACATTAGGTAATATAAAGCTTCTTCCCCCCTTCATGGGTCCGATCACTTTAACCAAGGCCATAGGCTTTATCAACCGTGCGTTCCGTTTCCGGTTTTGGAAAATATCCTTTAAAATATAGGCAGGAATCTGACCAGGGATTTTCTCCTGGAGTGTATTTCCCGCCTTTTCTGTACTAATCAGCAGCAGTACACTCGGCCGAATGTCATTATCCCCCAAGAAAAAGTCCAGCAGCTCATACAACGGAATCTTGCGAAGCAGACTGGAGCTGATAATAACCGTTTTCAAATGTTGCCCAATGGGAGGTCGATTGGTCCGCAATGAAATTTCTCTTATCATTTCAAAAACGGAATCGCCTGTTTCCGTAACATTAAAAAATTTCTTTGCTTGTGGAGAGGAGGTGTTGGAGCCGCCGCTTTCCTCTGGAATGACAAATTGAAAGGTTCCTGTAATTAACTCCTTTTTTGGATAATCTCCCCCTTCCTGATTAATTTCCTTTTCTTGCGAGGATTCTTCCGCTACATCTAAAGCAATGCCTGTCTCCAGATTTAGATCCTCTACTGGGGAGCTGCTCCAGCAACCTGAAAGTGTGCTGCATATCAGGAAAACCATCAATCCGAGTAATCCTGACTGGACTCTTTTCATGACCCCACCCCTCTCCAGCGAGAAATAAGCAGCAGGGGCAGTGGAAGTAGCACGAATAAAGCGAACGCTACATTTCCGATAACCGTTCCAAAAGAAAATAGCTCATTCAGGTTTTTCGGTATTTGGGATAAGAGGTAGATAAACGGAAGCAAAATGAACAACATCTTGGAATAAGAGCTATTCAAAATTTGAGATACTCCGAGCGAAGCACAATAAAAAGCAATACTGAATGTGGCAAAAATCTGCATGATCCAAATGGTCAGCAATAAGGACTCGAACCGTTCCAACAACAGATACTCCACTTCAAAGCTGCGGGCCAAATCTAAAAATGGCCAGGTTCTGCTCAACACCCCTTCCATTGAAAAGGCGCCAATGCACAGGATCAACGTAGCTGTATAAAAAACGACCGCGATCCCAATCGCCAATCCGATTGCCTTGGTTGCTTTCTCCGGTTTTTCCATCCGACAAAGAATAAACAGCAAGGACTCTGTCCCCGTTAATGTCAGGATTGTAGTCTTGAGCGTTCTAAGCACTGGCATTCCCCCCTCCGACAAGACAGGACGCAAGTTATTCAATTCAAAAATATTTAAACTCAGCAAGCAAATCAGCAAAAAGATAGCCGCCGAAACCGGAAATATCAGTTGACATATCTTTCCTAATGAACCCACTCCCCCCATGCATAGGTACAGAGAGAGCCACATAAAAGGTGCTGAAATCGCCCACGCCGGAGTGCCTTCAAGCAGAAAGAACGACGTGACTTCCTCCACAGATCGAATTTCAAATGCGGCTATACAAACAAAATAAATAACAATCAGCATACCAATCCCTTTGCCAATGAATTTGCCTGTTATTTGCTGAACATACTGGTAAAAGGTATTTTCTGGTAATCGTGAGCTTAGTTTGACTATAACCCATCCGAACAGAAAAGTGCCCACCCCTGCTAAAATGACAGATATCCACGCATCCGGTGTTTTTGCAGCTTCAGTTGCTACTCTTGGAAGGGTAAGCAACCCGGCAGCCAGCATAAAGCAAACCACAATTGCCGTTGTCTGTAACGTTGTAATCTTATCCGCTTTTTTCCCACGGGCCATCTTGCTCCCTCCTGTGTTGAGCTCATCCTTGTCGCTTAGGGTCTTTATGCTTCAAAAGAATGGGTCTGTTTTTCATAAATTGCAACGGTGCTCGTACGAAGTAATCTTTCCAGTCTTTGAACGAACGGGGAGTCGTTAGACTAAGAAACGGAACACCAAAGCTGTGTAATTTAACCATATGAATACTCAGCATCAGAAAAAACATGATCACGCCATACAAGCCGAAGATGGACGCCGTGAACATGGCACCGAAACGAAGAACACGCATGGATATGCCAGCGCTGTATACAGGGGCGGAAAAGGAAGAAATCGCTGTGACTGCCACCACAATGACGAGGATCGGGCTTACAATCCCGGCGTCAACAGCCGCCTGTCCAATAATCAAACCGCCGACGATACCCATCGCTGGACCGATGGGTTTGGGGAGCCGAAGTCCTGCCTCGCGTAAAATTTCAATGGAAATTTCCATAATCAGGGCCTCAATCAACGTCGAAAACGGCACTCCCTGTCTAGCACTGATAATGGAAATGACCAGCTTGGTTGGAATCAGTCCGGGATGAAACGAGATAAAGGAGATATAGAGCGCTGGAGCAAATAACGATATGAAAGTTGCCATAAACCGAAGAAATCGAATAAGCGACCCCGGTAGCCATCGCTCATAATAATCTTCGGGAGACTGGAGCATCATCCCATACGTTACAGGCATAAGAAGCGCAAAAGGTGTACCGTCCAGCAGAATCGCGACACGTCCCTCCAGCAATGCAGCCATGACCCGATCCGGTCTCTCCGTATTTTGAATTTGCAGAAATGGGCTAAGAAAATTATCCTCAATAAGCTGCTCTACATAGCCCGACTCCAGTACCTCATCCATATCAATGGTTTGGACCCGCCGCTTCACCTCATCTACAAGCTCCGGGTCGGCAATATCTCTGAAATACACTACCATCAGCTGTTTTTCCACTCTTTTGCCGACTTTGAAGGACGACATGGCCAGTTCTGTACTTTCTCCATGCCTGCGCAGCATCGCTGTATTGTCGCTGAGGGTCTCTGTAAAACCGACACGCGGTCCCCGCAGCACCGATTCCGATATAGGATCTTCCACCCCTCGTGTATTTCCTTTGGGTGTACCCAGCACAAAAGCACCCGGTATGCCCTGAATCACGAGTATGACTGAACCAAACAGCACCTTTTGCAAGGAGAACTGCACCTCTAACGTATACTCCGTCTCCGATACCAGCATGACCTGGTGAACAATCATATCCCGAAGCTCTTTTCCTCGCGGAAGCTCTCCCCTCTCTTGCCCGGAGCTGCCCCAATCCATTAGCGGCTTTAAAATATTCTGATCCATGCCAACCTTGTCCGTTAATCCATCCACAAAAAAAAGTGTGCTTACAGCGTTCAGATTTTCCAGAAAAATCGAGCGTTCGTTTACGTCTGCCATGTCTGCAACTGCTTGTCTGATTTTTGCTATATTGGCTTCATAATCTTCGGTAAAGGTCCCCTTTTCCTTCTCTGCCTCACTGACAGATGGATTATGATCTGCCTGCTCCGAACGATCTTCTTCTTCCATAAGCTTTAATCGTTCCATACGTCTGCTCTCTCGACCATCCAACGCTTTAAGTTGTCGTACTGTCAGAAAAATAATCAAAGGTATGATGAACAAAAAGAAGGCTTCCACCCACACATTCCATTTGGGCGCATGAGTTCCGATGACCTGCCACACGCTGTTCACTCCTTCACTTCCATAGGATTTGTATATAGATTTACCTGGATTAGAAAAAAGATGCATGAAGGATTGAGGCAGATGGAACAAATTTCTTTGCTCATAAAAGGAATAAAAAGGTGAATTTGATAGATGAGCTGTATTGCAAAAATGGAAATCCATGATAATATCTATTCATTCTATGACTAATGTCACAAATTTGTTGAATTCGTGGTCCATTATTCGAATCTAAAGGAGTTGTAGGTATGAAGAATCATTTTTGGAAGAAAGCCGCCGTATTGAGTCTGTTGGCGGTCATTTTGTTAGGAGGAACAGCGATTAGCCCCAAACAGGCACACGCAGGTTATGAGCCTTATATGGGGGAAATTACGATGTACCCATACACGTTCGCTCCTAAGGGCTGGCTAAAATGCGAAGGCCAGCTGTTGCCCATTGCTCAGTATTCAGCATTATACAGTCTGCTGGGCACTAATTTTGGCGGTGATGGAGTGCGTACATTTGCATTGCCTGACTTGCGTGGAGCTTCCCCGTTGCCGAATGTAAACTACTACATCGCAATCGAAGGGGATTACCCGTCCCGCCCATAATATGAACACGCTCAAGTGGTGTGCTATTTAATAAAGAAGAGGTGATAGCGTGCTCGAAGGAAATAACTTCACACGCAACAAGTTAAAACCCTACCGTGTGCTGATTCCACTGCTGCCATTTATCAGCGGTGCGGCTTTGCTCATAGGGACGAATGAAACCAATGCTGCCGGCTGGGA
This window of the Paenibacillus polymyxa genome carries:
- a CDS encoding glycoside hydrolase family 30 protein, producing the protein MSNQTIQWFSTSKANAWQSQAHHLTQTQESANLTFTGETYQLVEGFGGCFNELGYVALNHLDSEERDQVLHALFHPEGEHKFTICRLPIGASDYALEWYSHNETDGDIEMKHFSIERDQQYLIPFIREALQLNPDLKLFASPWSPPTWMKSPKAYNYGTLRWEKDILKAYALYFVKFVQAYREAGITIHQVHVQNEVIADQKFPSCVWTGEQLREFIRDYLGPAFEEHGLDTEIWLGTINAPDPWEELMKKTSTGFDEYAHTVLSDPEAYKYIKGVGYQWAGKNAIQRTVASYPELRYMQTENECGNGENSWDYAKYVYNLYQHYFTNGVNAYIYWNMVLEPRGKSTWGWEQNSMITVDPADRKPMLNPEYYVMKHFSHFVLPGARRIGIQGSWAGNAVAFQNTDGQRALVIANPFKESRVLNLSVGEITHRLGLEPESFNTIVIPS
- a CDS encoding winged helix-turn-helix transcriptional regulator; translation: MNITTVKDRIDLKLINCDKELTLAVIGGKWKLIILWHLGMEGTKRFGELKKLIPHITQKMLTNQLRELEEDQLILRKVYPVVPPHVEYSLTEHGESLIPVLRAMYDWGSNYRENVIWKEEKEEAIQDVTPV
- a CDS encoding phenolic acid decarboxylase codes for the protein MDKFIGSHMIYTYENGWEYEIHIKNEDTIDYRIHSGMVGGRWVRDQKVNLVKLVENVYKVSWTEPTGTDVSLNFMPEEKRMHGIIFFPKWVHEHPEITVRYQNDFIPLMEESREKYETYPKYVVPEFADITFIENAGVNNEQLISQAPYAGMTDDIRAGKLQA
- a CDS encoding PadR family transcriptional regulator; the encoded protein is MKRTLKYAILGLVHKEEMSGYDITSQFKQEIGQFWSAKHSQIYPELKRLTEEGLIEYRTSITGAKLEKKLYCITPKGTQELTEWLLSAKELPETEKDEFMLMLYFSAAIPKEESKRLFEDQIAKREEKLEYLYESKNSLQRLDENFQVPGSSQFGHYLVLSRAINREESYITWLKETLSLFK
- a CDS encoding Ger(x)C family spore germination protein: MKRVQSGLLGLMVFLICSTLSGCWSSSPVEDLNLETGIALDVAEESSQEKEINQEGGDYPKKELITGTFQFVIPEESGGSNTSSPQAKKFFNVTETGDSVFEMIREISLRTNRPPIGQHLKTVIISSSLLRKIPLYELLDFFLGDNDIRPSVLLLISTEKAGNTLQEKIPGQIPAYILKDIFQNRKRNARLIKPMALVKVIGPMKGGRSFILPNVITAENEIKLAGAGIIKGKTQTYGGYLNESEVEGLMWIKGELKGGVLKSRDPKSGKNIAYEIKAGKSKIKAIVQGDDIFFQVKMTSEGRVSEVHIKNEDLRNNNVLGQEESLFQEKVNSLAEQTVAKMQKLKVDVGGFGEALRIQHPKVWHKVKKDWDTTFSTIPVRFSTDIHIEDYGSSITTAD
- a CDS encoding GerAB/ArcD/ProY family transporter: MARGKKADKITTLQTTAIVVCFMLAAGLLTLPRVATEAAKTPDAWISVILAGVGTFLFGWVIVKLSSRLPENTFYQYVQQITGKFIGKGIGMLIVIYFVCIAAFEIRSVEEVTSFFLLEGTPAWAISAPFMWLSLYLCMGGVGSLGKICQLIFPVSAAIFLLICLLSLNIFELNNLRPVLSEGGMPVLRTLKTTILTLTGTESLLFILCRMEKPEKATKAIGLAIGIAVVFYTATLILCIGAFSMEGVLSRTWPFLDLARSFEVEYLLLERFESLLLTIWIMQIFATFSIAFYCASLGVSQILNSSYSKMLFILLPFIYLLSQIPKNLNELFSFGTVIGNVAFALFVLLPLPLLLISRWRGVGS
- a CDS encoding spore germination protein, giving the protein MWQVIGTHAPKWNVWVEAFFLFIIPLIIFLTVRQLKALDGRESRRMERLKLMEEEDRSEQADHNPSVSEAEKEKGTFTEDYEANIAKIRQAVADMADVNERSIFLENLNAVSTLFFVDGLTDKVGMDQNILKPLMDWGSSGQERGELPRGKELRDMIVHQVMLVSETEYTLEVQFSLQKVLFGSVILVIQGIPGAFVLGTPKGNTRGVEDPISESVLRGPRVGFTETLSDNTAMLRRHGESTELAMSSFKVGKRVEKQLMVVYFRDIADPELVDEVKRRVQTIDMDEVLESGYVEQLIEDNFLSPFLQIQNTERPDRVMAALLEGRVAILLDGTPFALLMPVTYGMMLQSPEDYYERWLPGSLIRFLRFMATFISLFAPALYISFISFHPGLIPTKLVISIISARQGVPFSTLIEALIMEISIEILREAGLRLPKPIGPAMGIVGGLIIGQAAVDAGIVSPILVIVVAVTAISSFSAPVYSAGISMRVLRFGAMFTASIFGLYGVIMFFLMLSIHMVKLHSFGVPFLSLTTPRSFKDWKDYFVRAPLQFMKNRPILLKHKDPKRQG
- a CDS encoding phage tail protein, giving the protein MKNHFWKKAAVLSLLAVILLGGTAISPKQAHAGYEPYMGEITMYPYTFAPKGWLKCEGQLLPIAQYSALYSLLGTNFGGDGVRTFALPDLRGASPLPNVNYYIAIEGDYPSRP